One region of Oryza sativa Japonica Group chromosome 10, ASM3414082v1 genomic DNA includes:
- the LOC4349339 gene encoding protein NRT1/ PTR FAMILY 6.3: MAMVLPETAAEGKALTDAWDYKGRPAGRAATGGWGCAAMILGAELFERMTTLGIAVNLVPYMTGTMHLGNAAAANTVTNFIGTSFMLCLLGGFVADTYLGRYLTIAIFEAVQATGVMILTISTAAPGLRPPACGDPKGASAECVAADGTQLGVLYLGLYLTALGTGGLKSSVSGFGSDQFDESDVDGERKKMMRFFNWFYFFVSLGALLAVTVLVYVQDNVGRRWGYGICAAGILAGLAVFLSGTRRYRFKKLVGSPLTQVAAVTAAAWSKRSLPLPSDPDMLYDVDDAAAAGHDVKGKQRMPHSKECRFLDHAAIIDRSAAESPATASKWRLCTRTDVEEVKQVVRMLPIWATTIMFWTIHAQMTTFAVAQAELMDRRLAGGFLIPAGSLTVFLIASILLTVPFYDRLVVPVARRATANPHGLTPLQRVFVGLSLSIAGMAVAAAVERHRATASASAAAAAPTVFLLMPQFLLVGAGEAFTYMGQLDFFLRECPKGMKTMSTGLFLSTCAIGFFFSTLLVTIVHKVTGHGARGGGWLADNLDDGRLDYFYWLLAVISAINLVLFTVAARGYVYKEKRLADAGIELADEETIAVGH; this comes from the exons ATGGCGATGGTGttgccggagacggcggcggaggggaaggCGCTGACGGACGCGTGGGACTAcaaggggaggccggcggggagggcggcCACCGGCGGGTGGGGCTGCGCGGCGATGATCCTCGGGGCGGAGCTGTTCGAGCGGATGACGACGCTGGGCATCGCCGTCAACCTGGTGCCGTACATGACCGGGACGATGCACCTcggcaatgccgccgccgccaacacgGTCACCAACTTCATCGGCACCTCCTTCATGCTCTGCCTCCTCGGCGGCTTCGTCGCCGACACCTACCTCGGCCGCTACCTCACCATCGCCATCTTCGAGGCCGTCCAGGCCACCGGCGTGATGATACTCACGAtctccacggcggcgccggggctGCGGCCGCCGGCGTGCGGCGACCCGAAGGGGGCGAGCGCGGAGTGCGTGGCGGCGGACGGGACGCAGCTCGGGGTGCTCTACCTGGGGCTCTACCTGACGGCGCTGGGCACGGGGGGGCTCAAGTCCAGCGTCTCCGGCTTCGGCTCCGACCAGTTCGACGAGtccgacgtcgacggcgagaggaagaagatgatgcGCTTCTTCAACTGGTTCTACTTCTTCGTCAGCCTCGGCGCGCTGCTCGCCGTCACCGTGCTGGTGTACGTGCAGGACAACGTCGGACGCCGGTGGGGGTACGGCATCTGCGCCGCCGGCatcctcgccggcctcgccgtgtTCCTCTCCGGGACCAGGAGGTACAGGTTCAAGAAGCTGGTGGGGAGCCCCCTCACCCaggtcgccgccgtcaccgccgccgcctggagCAAGAggtcgctgccgctgccgtccgACCCAGACATGCTCTACGAcgtcgacgacgccgccgccgccggccatgacGTCAAGGGCAAGCAGAGGATGCCACACAGCAAGGAGTGCCG GTTCCTGGACCATGCGGCGATCATCGACAGGTCGGCGGCggagtcgccggcgacggcgagcaagTGGAGGCTGTGCACGAGGACGGACGTGGAGGAGGTGAAGCAGGTGGTGCGGATGCTCCCCATCTGGGCGACCACCATCATGTTCTGGACCATCCACGCCCAGATGACCACCTTCGCCGTCGCGCAGGCCGAGCTcatggaccgccgcctcgccggcggcttcCTCATCCCGGCGGGCTCCCTCACCGTCTTCCTCATCGCCTCCATCCTCCTCACCGTCCCCTTCTACGACCGCCTCGTCGTCCCCGTCGCGCGCCGCGCCACGGCCAACCCGCACGGCCTCACCCCGCTCCAGCGCGTCTTCGTgggcctctccctctccatcgccggcatggccgtcgccgcggccgtcgagcgccaccgcgccaccgcctccgcctccgccgccgccgccgcgcccacggtGTTCCTCCTCATGCCGCagttcctcctcgtcggcgccggcgaggcgttcACCTACATGGGCCAGCTCGACTTCTTCCTCCGCGAGTGCCCCAAGGGGATGAAGACCATGAGCACGGGCCTCTTCCTCAGCACCTGCGCCATCGGCTTCTTCTTCAGCACGCTGCTCGTCACCATCGTCCACAAGGTCACCGGCCatggcgcccgcggcggcggctggctcgCCGACAACCTCGACGACGGCAGGCTCGACTACTTCTACTGGCTGCTCGCCGTCATCAGCGCCATCAACCTCGTCCtcttcaccgtcgccgccagGGGGTACGTCTACAAGGAGAAGcgcctcgccgacgccggcatCGAGCTCGCCGACGAGGAGACCATCGCCGTCGGCCACTAA